One window from the genome of Pandoraea fibrosis encodes:
- a CDS encoding extracellular solute-binding protein, whose protein sequence is MASTATAAPVALNIVDVAGNLALTQKGFEAFRDKYPDLVSKITFTNAPAPQLPGKIKAMQAAGRSDIDIVLTGTDALAAGIQQNLWQRLLPEYSAKFPGVLDKYAPNVRAMQELSKGYGLAVTFMPAGPLVEYNPAKVANPPKSPAELLAWCKANPGKLIYARPANSGPGRTFLMGLPYLLGDKDPHDPIKGWDKTWAFLKELDACIPYYPGGTSAVMKELGEGSRDMTLTVTGWDINPRALGIVPATFKVQSFDKFTWVNDAHYMVVPKGVPKEKMDVIVKLINFMLEPAQQALTYDDGYFYPGPAVKDVPLSAAPAKSQEVIAKYGRPEYAKLIADFPHAVPLDATAMVAAFQKWDAEIGSLKSK, encoded by the coding sequence GCGACAAGTACCCGGATCTCGTCTCCAAGATCACCTTCACCAATGCACCGGCCCCGCAATTGCCGGGCAAGATCAAGGCCATGCAAGCCGCCGGGCGCTCCGACATCGATATCGTGCTGACCGGGACCGATGCCCTTGCCGCCGGTATCCAGCAAAACCTCTGGCAACGCCTGCTGCCCGAGTACAGCGCGAAGTTTCCGGGCGTGCTCGACAAATACGCGCCGAACGTGCGCGCCATGCAGGAACTCTCGAAGGGCTACGGTCTGGCCGTGACGTTCATGCCGGCAGGCCCGCTCGTGGAATACAACCCGGCCAAGGTGGCCAACCCGCCGAAGTCGCCCGCCGAACTGCTGGCGTGGTGCAAGGCGAATCCAGGCAAGCTGATTTACGCGCGTCCGGCCAACTCAGGTCCGGGCCGTACCTTCCTGATGGGGCTGCCGTATCTGCTGGGCGACAAAGACCCGCATGACCCGATCAAGGGATGGGACAAGACATGGGCGTTCCTGAAGGAACTCGACGCCTGCATTCCCTACTACCCGGGCGGCACGTCGGCCGTGATGAAGGAGTTGGGGGAAGGTAGCCGCGACATGACGCTGACCGTCACGGGCTGGGACATCAATCCGCGTGCGTTGGGTATCGTGCCGGCGACCTTCAAGGTGCAGTCGTTCGACAAGTTCACGTGGGTCAACGACGCGCATTACATGGTTGTGCCCAAGGGCGTGCCGAAAGAGAAGATGGACGTTATCGTCAAGCTGATCAACTTCATGCTCGAGCCCGCACAACAGGCCCTCACGTATGACGACGGCTACTTCTATCCGGGCCCCGCGGTGAAGGACGTGCCGCTGTCCGCCGCCCCGGCGAAGAGTCAGGAAGTGATCGCGAAGTATGGCCGTCCGGAATACGCCAAGCTCATTGCCGATTTCCCGCACGCCGTGCCGCTCGACGCCACGGCGATGGTGGCGGCGTTCCAGAAATGGGATGCCGAGATCGGCTCGCTCAAATCGAAGTGA
- a CDS encoding ABC transporter permease: MSAAATSASLTPAARFDRRSWLVAPALVCLIAMFVYPFVYGLFLSFEPMEGGGVFANYVKFFTEPTLWPTVLITLKLAVPATLINVGASVPAAFALRRSTRASKFVTMLLVVPVTLGTVLIADGMLTYYGPNGWFPQALHALHLYSDEVRLTHNYWGVLISLVISGFPFAFLLILSYVTGIDPTLARAAGTLGAGPWQQFRLIYLPLLVPGLTMAACLSFVQAFSVFPSAVLLGVPAGATRVVSIAAYEAAFESYDYSLASCVAIVMGFVQLLIVAGMLGARRAFYSGPTTGGKG, from the coding sequence ATGAGTGCCGCCGCAACGTCCGCATCGTTGACGCCGGCCGCGCGATTCGATCGCCGCAGTTGGCTGGTCGCACCCGCGCTGGTGTGCCTGATCGCGATGTTCGTGTACCCGTTTGTCTATGGCCTGTTCCTGTCGTTCGAGCCGATGGAGGGCGGTGGCGTCTTCGCGAACTATGTGAAGTTCTTCACCGAACCGACGCTGTGGCCGACGGTACTGATCACGCTCAAGCTCGCCGTGCCTGCCACGCTGATCAACGTGGGCGCGTCGGTGCCGGCGGCCTTCGCGCTGCGCAGAAGCACCCGGGCATCGAAGTTCGTGACGATGCTGCTCGTCGTGCCGGTTACCCTCGGCACGGTGCTTATCGCCGACGGCATGCTGACCTACTACGGTCCGAACGGCTGGTTCCCGCAGGCGCTGCACGCCTTGCATCTGTACAGCGACGAAGTGCGTCTGACGCACAACTACTGGGGCGTGTTGATCTCGCTGGTGATCTCGGGCTTTCCGTTCGCGTTTCTGTTGATCCTGTCGTATGTGACGGGCATCGACCCGACGCTCGCACGCGCTGCCGGCACGCTCGGCGCAGGTCCGTGGCAGCAGTTCCGGCTGATCTATCTGCCGTTGCTGGTGCCGGGCCTGACGATGGCCGCGTGTCTGTCCTTCGTGCAGGCGTTCTCGGTGTTTCCGTCGGCCGTGCTGCTCGGTGTGCCGGCCGGGGCGACGCGCGTGGTGTCGATTGCGGCGTATGAGGCGGCCTTCGAGAGCTACGACTACTCGCTGGCGTCGTGCGTTGCGATTGTGATGGGCTTCGTTCAGTTGCTGATCGTGGCGGGCATGCTCGGCGCGCGTCGGGCGTTTTACAGCGGTCCCACCACGGGAGGCAAGGGATGA
- a CDS encoding ABC transporter ATP-binding protein, translating to MKHNFQHLRLDNVARSFTNAEGQSVAALNGLDLSIERGEFIALLGPSGCGKSTALNCIAGLTPLTGGAIWLDDERIDVLPSEKRGFGMVFQNYALFPHMSVLENVGFGLRMRGTPRAEIEKRAREALQLVQLVGHERKLPGQLSGGQQQRVAIARAIVIEPPVVLMDEPLSNLDAKLRIEMRAEIRRIHGKLDRATIYVTHDQDEALSMADRIVVMKEGVVQQIGAPRDVYCRPRNLHVARFMGYRNVLDVSITSAQGEHARVSCGGASFDGVLMESPGSEGKVSVAIRPDDFERAQAANDNAFEAVVETVEYGGRDSLLRVASPFGPLYARLPGDYAVGERVPLHVPADRTLVYAGERA from the coding sequence ATGAAGCATAACTTTCAACACCTGCGCCTCGACAACGTAGCGCGTAGTTTCACCAATGCGGAAGGGCAGTCCGTCGCCGCGCTGAACGGCCTGGATCTGAGCATCGAGCGAGGTGAATTCATTGCGTTGCTGGGGCCCTCGGGATGCGGCAAGTCGACAGCGCTCAACTGTATTGCCGGACTCACGCCGCTCACTGGCGGCGCGATCTGGCTCGACGACGAGCGTATCGACGTGCTGCCGAGCGAGAAGCGTGGCTTCGGTATGGTCTTTCAGAACTATGCGTTGTTTCCGCACATGAGCGTGCTCGAGAACGTGGGCTTCGGCCTGCGTATGCGCGGCACGCCGCGTGCGGAGATCGAGAAGCGCGCCCGCGAGGCATTGCAACTCGTGCAACTCGTAGGACATGAGCGCAAGCTGCCCGGCCAGCTCTCCGGCGGGCAGCAGCAGCGCGTGGCGATTGCCCGTGCCATCGTGATCGAGCCGCCCGTCGTGTTGATGGACGAACCGCTCTCGAACCTCGATGCCAAGCTGCGCATCGAGATGCGCGCGGAGATCCGTCGCATTCACGGCAAGCTCGATCGCGCCACGATCTACGTCACGCACGATCAGGACGAGGCCCTTTCCATGGCCGATCGCATCGTGGTGATGAAAGAGGGCGTCGTGCAGCAGATCGGCGCCCCGCGCGACGTGTACTGCCGTCCGCGCAATTTGCATGTCGCGCGCTTCATGGGCTATCGCAACGTGCTCGACGTGTCGATCACGTCGGCGCAGGGGGAGCATGCCCGCGTGTCGTGTGGCGGCGCTTCGTTCGACGGCGTGCTCATGGAGTCGCCCGGCAGCGAAGGCAAGGTCAGCGTGGCGATTCGTCCCGACGATTTCGAGCGCGCTCAGGCCGCTAACGACAACGCTTTCGAAGCAGTGGTGGAGACCGTCGAGTACGGTGGTCGCGATTCGTTGCTGCGTGTGGCATCGCCGTTCGGGCCGCTGTATGCGCGCCTGCCCGGCGACTACGCGGTCGGCGAGCGTGTGCCGCTTCATGTGCCGGCCGATCGCACGCTGGTCTATGCGGGGGAGCGCGCATGA